A genomic window from Bacteroides acidifaciens includes:
- a CDS encoding nucleotidyl transferase AbiEii/AbiGii toxin family protein: MANIDDIKRLTLRALMADDILMQGLVLKGGNALQLAYDIINRGSIDIDFSMEREFSEKDFDRLTRVFGELLNNEFAQIGLVAYDVKFIQKPKSGSIPEWKGYMLEFKLIEKEKFDQFGEDIGAIRRNSIKVNDQSTRYTVDISSYEYVDGAVNKDIDGLILRVYTPEMILIEKVRALCQTMDKYKDIVNSARPKERARDLYDIWMITQHFAQLNLTDDLFRNIFGAKRVPLSFLKDFEDLRERNRANWDVVKQTINSDQELQDYDYYFDFVKDLINPFKDLSDNTASIGPKAP; this comes from the coding sequence ATGGCAAATATTGATGATATAAAAAGACTGACTTTGCGCGCTTTGATGGCTGATGATATCCTGATGCAAGGTCTGGTGCTGAAGGGTGGCAATGCTTTGCAACTTGCTTACGATATTATTAACAGGGGGTCTATTGACATTGATTTCTCGATGGAGAGAGAGTTTTCCGAAAAGGATTTTGACCGGTTGACACGGGTGTTCGGAGAACTGCTGAACAATGAGTTTGCCCAAATAGGTTTAGTGGCTTATGATGTGAAATTCATCCAGAAACCTAAAAGTGGTAGCATTCCTGAATGGAAAGGATATATGCTGGAGTTTAAACTGATAGAAAAAGAGAAGTTCGATCAGTTCGGTGAAGACATAGGCGCCATTCGCAGGAACTCTATAAAAGTGAATGATCAATCTACCCGTTATACGGTAGATATAAGTTCTTATGAATATGTGGATGGAGCTGTCAATAAGGATATAGACGGTCTGATTCTGAGGGTGTACACACCGGAGATGATTTTGATCGAGAAAGTAAGAGCCCTGTGCCAGACAATGGATAAGTATAAAGATATCGTGAATTCTGCCCGACCTAAAGAGAGGGCGAGAGATCTTTATGATATATGGATGATTACGCAGCATTTTGCCCAGTTGAATTTGACCGATGATTTGTTTCGGAATATCTTCGGAGCTAAACGGGTTCCCTTGTCATTCTTAAAAGACTTTGAAGATCTTCGGGAGAGGAATCGGGCCAACTGGGACGTTGTTAAGCAGACGATTAACAGTGATCAAGAACTGCAAGACTATGATTATTATTTCGATTTTGTGAAAGACCTGATCAATCCTTTTAAAGACCTTTCGGATAATACAGCTTCCATCGGTCCGAAAGCTCCTTGA
- a CDS encoding ParA family protein produces MAKVIAIINHKGGVGKTATTANLGAALKMRGHKVLLVDMDAQANLTESLGISTELDNTIYQAMRGKMPLPIIKNEDGLDIVPSCLDMSAIEMEIIQKYAREQIVHKLIEPIRNDYDYILIDCPPSLSILTINAMTAANCVIIPVEAEYLAMRGMGRLTNVINDVKCNMNPGLYIAGILITLYDGRKNFNQDIRDIIRETFQGDVFDTAIRNNVSIGEATAAKHDIFHYAPKSSGAEDYNAFCEEFLERESKRIN; encoded by the coding sequence ATGGCAAAGGTAATAGCAATCATTAATCACAAAGGCGGTGTCGGCAAGACCGCAACCACCGCCAACTTAGGCGCTGCACTAAAGATGCGTGGGCACAAGGTGCTACTCGTTGACATGGATGCACAAGCCAACCTTACGGAAAGCCTAGGCATTTCTACCGAACTGGATAACACGATTTACCAGGCAATGAGAGGGAAGATGCCATTGCCGATCATCAAGAACGAAGACGGACTGGATATCGTGCCGTCGTGTCTGGATATGTCGGCCATCGAAATGGAAATCATTCAAAAGTACGCACGGGAGCAGATTGTTCATAAGCTGATTGAACCTATCCGGAATGATTACGATTATATCTTGATTGATTGTCCGCCATCTCTCTCAATCCTCACAATTAATGCCATGACCGCAGCGAATTGCGTTATTATACCGGTGGAAGCCGAATATCTGGCAATGAGAGGCATGGGACGTTTGACAAACGTTATCAATGATGTAAAGTGCAATATGAATCCGGGGCTGTATATTGCCGGGATATTGATTACCCTATATGACGGCCGGAAGAATTTTAATCAAGATATCCGGGATATTATTCGTGAAACATTTCAGGGTGACGTATTCGATACGGCCATCCGCAATAATGTTTCGATAGGGGAAGCTACAGCAGCCAAGCATGATATATTCCATTATGCACCCAAATCATCCGGAGCTGAAGACTATAACGCTTTTTGTGAAGAGTTTCTGGAACGAGAAAGTAAAAGAATCAATTAA
- a CDS encoding immunoglobulin-like domain-containing protein: MKTNILCIFAFLLFMYGCTSKQRKEAVINSKNDTTQIDVITNYELEDCNLLYTEALPSNYQGTEISMNTEYKSYPSDIRYLSIYVYNPTNTVLDFGRDWIIEIWDGNKWESPKMKKDLIWFSDGFSIPKTHIVYCFRYPIAEYYILSKGKYRIIKTFHQDMKEVQLKAEFKIE; this comes from the coding sequence ATGAAGACTAATATTTTGTGTATTTTTGCGTTTCTTCTATTTATGTATGGTTGTACAAGCAAACAGAGGAAAGAAGCGGTTATCAATAGTAAAAACGATACTACGCAGATTGATGTGATTACTAATTATGAATTAGAGGATTGTAACCTCCTATATACTGAAGCACTGCCCTCAAATTATCAGGGAACGGAAATATCCATGAATACAGAATATAAGAGTTATCCATCTGATATACGATACTTATCGATATATGTTTATAACCCAACTAATACCGTTCTTGATTTCGGTAGAGACTGGATTATTGAAATATGGGATGGGAATAAATGGGAATCACCTAAGATGAAAAAAGATTTAATCTGGTTTAGTGATGGTTTCTCTATCCCCAAAACACATATCGTTTATTGTTTCAGATATCCAATAGCAGAGTACTATATTTTATCAAAAGGGAAATACCGCATAATTAAGACATTCCACCAAGATATGAAAGAAGTCCAACTAAAGGCAGAATTTAAGATTGAATAA
- a CDS encoding SLOG family protein: MQGVETYQMTTSDLFGEETIFRYQYEHPNGKYFKATGSTLQECRVQRNQWLKAYSVAFTGHRTPRILASAGNNKHILEMLTLRTRTHLHTLCVAGYHTYLCGMSEGFDLMAAEQVNILKTLFDGVRLIAVVPFRGQEACFSLNDQKRYYQILEEADETVILSDTYFEGCFTKRNDYLLRYAGRVLACFDGAFYGGTAYTVRKATMKGILIDNIF, from the coding sequence ATGCAAGGAGTAGAAACTTATCAAATGACGACTTCCGACCTTTTCGGAGAAGAGACGATTTTTCGTTATCAATATGAGCACCCGAACGGGAAGTATTTCAAGGCAACGGGCAGCACGTTACAAGAGTGCAGAGTACAGCGCAACCAGTGGTTAAAGGCTTATTCTGTCGCATTTACGGGGCATCGTACCCCCCGAATTTTAGCATCCGCAGGTAATAATAAGCATATACTTGAAATGCTTACTTTGAGAACCCGTACCCATTTACATACGCTTTGTGTTGCTGGCTATCATACGTATCTGTGCGGCATGAGTGAAGGTTTTGACCTGATGGCAGCCGAGCAAGTGAATATCTTAAAAACTTTATTCGATGGTGTGCGGTTAATTGCTGTTGTACCATTCAGGGGGCAAGAAGCCTGCTTTTCATTGAATGACCAAAAACGATACTATCAAATATTAGAAGAAGCGGATGAAACCGTTATTTTGTCAGACACTTATTTTGAGGGCTGTTTTACCAAACGAAATGATTATCTTTTAAGATATGCCGGCAGGGTGCTAGCTTGTTTTGATGGGGCTTTTTATGGTGGAACGGCATACACGGTACGCAAGGCGACAATGAAAGGGATATTGATTGATAACATTTTTTAA
- a CDS encoding RadC family protein, with translation MKTIFEINDTFRVMDNSELVYTLTDSLKMKQEQRKYDAMGLTDFSLSDLLETLTPARKKVAYAAIELYKRLREGADERKSIRSSIDIFNLMYPVLCDIETEEFWIILLNQASKVIRKVRISCGGITGTAADMRVIMKQAVQYDATSFIMVHNHPSGNIRPSREDDSLTEVAFKAGKVMNIPLVDHVIIAGNEGEKYYSYSDEGRIV, from the coding sequence ATGAAAACTATATTTGAAATTAATGATACTTTCCGCGTAATGGATAACAGCGAACTAGTATATACTTTAACTGACAGCCTGAAAATGAAACAAGAACAACGCAAATATGATGCAATGGGGCTAACAGATTTTTCTTTGTCTGACTTATTGGAGACGTTGACACCAGCCCGTAAAAAAGTAGCCTATGCAGCCATCGAACTATATAAGAGATTGAGAGAAGGAGCAGACGAACGAAAAAGTATTCGTAGCAGCATAGATATTTTTAATCTCATGTACCCCGTTCTATGTGATATTGAGACCGAAGAATTTTGGATTATATTGCTGAATCAGGCTTCTAAAGTTATTCGTAAAGTACGTATATCATGCGGTGGTATAACAGGAACAGCGGCAGATATGAGGGTAATAATGAAGCAGGCAGTTCAATATGATGCAACCTCTTTTATAATGGTACATAATCACCCATCCGGTAATATTCGCCCAAGTAGAGAAGATGACAGCTTAACGGAAGTGGCTTTCAAAGCAGGCAAAGTGATGAATATTCCTTTAGTTGACCATGTGATAATTGCAGGTAACGAGGGTGAAAAATATTACAGCTATTCAGACGAGGGTAGAATAGTATAG